A genomic segment from Salvelinus alpinus chromosome 8, SLU_Salpinus.1, whole genome shotgun sequence encodes:
- the ift172 gene encoding intraflagellar transport protein 172 homolog, whose amino-acid sequence MQLKHLKTLLTPQEGAAKVTCMTWAPNNVKFAVCTVDRVVLLYDEQGEKRDKFSTKPADSKYGKKSYVVKAMAFSTDSTKIAIAQTDNIIYVYKIGEEWGEKKVICNKFVQTSALTCLLWPAEHAIVFGLAEGKVRLANTKTNKSSTVYGTDSYVVSLTSNVSGKGMLSGHADGTVVRYFFDDEGSGESQGKLLTHPCPPYALAWGTNSIIVAGCDKKIVAYGREGHIQQTFDYSRDRSEKEFTVAATSPSGQSVVIGSYDRLRVFNWGPRKGAWDEASPKEIPNLYTITALAWKKDGSRLCAGTLCGGVEQFDCCLRRSIYKNKFEMTYVGLSQVIVKNLSTGMRVVLKSHYGYEIDEVKIMGKDRYLVGHTSDTLLLGDLASNKLSEVAWQGSGGNEKFFFENETVCMIFNAGELTLVEYGSNDILGSVRTEFMNPHLISVRLNERKQRGVEGSKKLAYLIDIKTIAIVDLAGGYNLGTINHDSKIDWLELNETGRKLLFRDKKLRLHLYDIESSVKTTVLSFCSYVQWVPGSDVVVSQNRGNLCVWYNIDSPERATMFPLRGDVVDLERSNGKTEVIVTEGVNTVSYTLDEGLIEFGTAIDDGDYYRATAFLETLEMSSETEAMWKTLSKLSLEARQLHIAERCFAALGDVSKARFLNQTNNIADQVSKEHGGDGTEFYQVKARLAMLDKNYKLAEMYYMEQNAIDEVMEMYQELHMWDDCIAVAESKGHPELDNLRHSYYQWLMETNQDEKAGEVKEGEEDFTGAVNLYLKAGLPAKAARLAMSREELVTNPDVINRIAAALIKGEFYERAGDLFEKIRNNQRALDCYRKGNAFRKAVELARVAFPADVVKLEEAWGDYLVQQKQLDAAINHYIEAGCSSKAIEAAIGARQWKKAVHILELQEDRSGGKYYLKIAQYYASIQEYEVAEPLFVKGDHIKDAIDMYTVAGRWEQAHKLAAKCMTPEDVSTLYISRAQDLEGEGKYKEAERLFATVEEPDLAITMYKKNKMFDDVIRLVAKHHPDLLSETHLHLAKELETESRFSEAEYHYMEGQEWKGAVNMYRVNDMWEEAYRVAKSHGGASAHKQVAYLWAKSLGGEAAVKLLNKFGLLETAIDFAADNCAFDFAFELARLSTKNKIPEIHLKNAMMLEDEGKFAEAESEFIKAGKPKEAVLMYVHNQDWVGAQRVAEANDPDSVSDVLVGQAKFCFEQKDFQKAEAFLLRAQRPELAIKYYKDAEMWSDAMRICKEYLPNKLSVLQEEYEKEATKKGSRGVEGMVEQAKEWELSGEYARAVECYLKVKDSTNGPLMEKCWMKAAELAIKFLTQERAVDVIHSVGPRLTQLRKYSAAAELYLNLDLIKEAIDAFIEGEEWNKAKRVAKELDPRFEDYVDQRYKEHLKNQGKADSLVGVDVMAALDMYAERGQWEKCIETASKQNYKILHKYVALYATHLIKEGHAEKALNLYAQHGAPANPQNFNIYKRMFLDLLNLLGRDSAESFRMWADLRDVMLLLCENLTKSSEANSPAHEEFEQMLLISHYYATRSAANGVDLVSVAAKLSISLLRHTELIPADKAFYEAGMAARALGWENMAFIFLNRFLDLSDGIEEGNLDTLDHSDFQDTDIPFEVPFPAKLHVTDAQREEIRDWVLTVSMDQRVEQVLPKDERDTYEASLLAANTGIRSLPCVITGYPVLRNKIEFKGPGKAANKDDWNKFIMATKTTHSPECQDVLKFVSQWCGGLPASGFSFH is encoded by the exons ATGCAACTAAAGCATCTGAAGACGCTTTTAACGCCCCAA GAGGGAGCTGCAAAAGTTACTTGTATGACATGGGCACCGAATAATGTCAAATTTGCTGTTTGCACTGTGGACAGAGTGGTCTTACTGTACGATGAGCAAGGAGAGAAAAGGGATAAGTTCTCTACTAAGCCTGCAGACTCTAAG TATGGAAAGAAGAGCTATGTTGTCAAGGCCATGGCATTTTCTACTGACTCAACAAAAATTGCCATTGCCCAAACTGATAACATAATCTATGTCTACAAAATCGGAGAGGAATG GGGTGAGAAAAAGGTCATCTGCAACAAATTTGTACAGACA AGTGCTTTGACTTGTTTGCTATGGCCAGCAGAACACGCTATCGTTTTTGGATTAGCAGAGGGAAAG GTTCGCCTTgccaacacaaaaacaaacaagtCATCTACGGTCTACGGAACAGATTCCTATGTTGTCTCATTGACATCGAA TGTTTCTGGGAAGGGCATGCTCTCAGGCCATGCAGACGGGACTGTTGTAAGATATTTCTTTGATGACGAAGGCTCAGGAGAATCTCAG GGCAAATTGTTGACCCACCCTTGCCCACCATATGCCTTGGCATGGGGCACCAATAGCATCATAGTGGCTGGATGTGACAAGAAGATAGTTGCCTATGGCAGGGAGGGTCACATCCAGCAGACTTTTGACTACAGCCGAGACCGCTCGGAGAAAGAGTTCACTGTGGCTGCCACCAGTCCCAGTGGACAGTCTGTGGTCATCGGCAGCTATGACCG ATTGAGAGTCTTCAACTGGGGTCCTCGGAAAGGTGCATGGGATGAAGCATCCCCTAAAGAGATTCCAAACCTGTACACCATCACTGCCTTGGCCTGGAAGAAGGATGGCTCACGCCTCTGTGCA GGTACACTGTGTGGGGGAGTGGAACAGTTTGACTGCTGCCTACGGAGGAGCATCTACAAGAACAAATTTGAGATGACTTATGTGGGACTGAGTCAG GTGATTGTAAAGAACCTGTCTACAGGGATGCGGGTGGTGCTGAAGTCCCACTATGGCTATGAGATAGACGAGGTGAAGATCATGGGGAAGGACCGCTATCTGGTGGGCCACACTTCTGATACCCTGCTACTGGGAGATCTGGCCTCCAACAAGCTCAGTGAG GTTGCATGGCAAGGCTCCGGGGGGAATGAAAAATTCTTCTTTGAAAATGAAACG GTGTGTATGATTTTCAACGCTGGGGAGCTGACGCTGGTGGAGTACGGCAGCAACGACATCCTGGGATCAGTGAGAACTGAGTTCATGAACCCACATCTAATCAG TGTTCGTCTCAATGAGAGGAAACAGAGGGGGGTTGAAGGCAGCAAAAAGTTAGCTTACCTGATTGACATCAAGACCATTGCCattg TGGATCTGGCCGGCGGATACAACCTGGGAACCATCAACCACGACTCCAAGATTGACTGGCTGGAGCTCAATGAGACGGGGCGCAAGCTACTCTTCAGGGACAAGAAACTGCGG ctccaccTGTATGACATCGAGAGCAGTGTTAAGACCACAGTGTTGAGCTTCTGCTCCTACGTGCAGTGGGTTCCTGGCAGTGACGTGGTGGTGAGCCAGAACAGAGGCAACCTGTGTGTGTGGTACAACATCGACAGCCCAGAGAGAGCCACCATGTTCCCCCTCAGG GGGGATGTAGTGGATCTGGAGAGGTCCAATGGTAAGACAGAGGTGATCGTGACTGAGGGGGTCAACACTGTGTCCTACACCTTGGACGAGGGTCTTATCGAGTTTGGAACAGCTATTGACGATGGCGACTATTATAG AGCTACAGCGTTCCTGGAGACTCTGGAGATGTCCTCGGAGACGGAGGCCATGTGGAAAACTCTGAGCAAACTGTCTCTGGAGGCCCGCCAGCTCCACATCGCAGAGAG GTGCTTTGCTGCCTTGGGGGATGTCTCCAAAGCTCGCTTTCTGAACCAGACTAACAACATTGCTGACCAAGTCTCAAAGGAACAC GGTGGTGATGGTACCGAGTTTTACCAAGTCAAAGCACGCCTCGCCATGCTGGACAAGAACTACAAACTGGCTGAGATGTACTATATGGAGCAG AATGCCATTGATGAGGTGATGGAGATGTATCAGGAGCTTCACATGTGGGACGACTGCATCGCTGTGGCTGAGTCCAAG GGCCACCCAGAGCTGGACAACCTGCGTCACAGCTACTACCAGTGGCTGATGGAGACCAATCAGGATGAGAAGGCCGGCGAGGtcaaggagggggaggaggacttCACGGGCGCCGTCAACCTCTACCTCAAGGCGGGCCTACCGGCCAAGGCCGCCCGATTGGCTATGAGCCGCGAGGAGCTGGTCACCAACCCTGACGTCATCAACAGGATCGCGGCTGCCCTCATCAAGGGAGAGTTCTATGAGAGG GCAGGAGATCTGTTTGAGAAGATCAGGAACAACCAGAGGGCTCTGGACTGCTACCGCAAGGGTAACGCCTTCAGGAAAG CTGTGGAGCTGGCTCGTGTTGCCTTCCCGGCTGACGTGGTGAAACTGGAGGAGGCCTGGGGAGACTACCTGGTCCAGCAGAAACAACTGGACGCCGCCATCAACCACTATATAGAGGCTGG CTGTTCCTCGAAGGCCATCGAGGCTGCCATAGGGGCTCGCCAGTGGAAGAAGGCGGTCCATATCCTGGAGTTACAGGAAGACCGGTCAGGAGGGAAGTACTACCTGAAGATAGCCCAGTACTACGCCTCCATCCAGGAGTACGAg GTTGCAGAGCCCCTGTTTGTGAAGGGAGACCACATCAAAGATGCCATCGATATGTACACGGTGGCTGGGAGGTGGGAGCAGGCTCACAAG CTGGCAGCGAAATGTATGACCCCAGAGGACGTGTCGACTCTGTACATCAGCCGAGCCCAGGacctggagggagaggggaaataCAAGGAGGCAGAAAG GCTGTTTGCGACAGTGGAGGAGCCGGACCTGGCCATCACTATGTATAAGAAGAACAAGATGTTTGACGACGTGATTCGACTGGTGGCCAAACATCACCCAGACCTGCTGTCTGAGACTCACCTGCACCTTGCCAAG GAGTTGGAGACAGAATCCAGGTTTTCAGAAGCGGAGTACCACTATATGGAGGGCCAGGAGTGGAAGGGTGCAGTCAACATGTACCGTGTCAACGACATGTGGGAGGAGGCCTACAGG GTGGCGAAGAGCCATGGGGGAGCCAGTGCCCATAAGCAGGTGGCCTACCTGTGGGCCAAGAGTCTGGGAGGGGAGGCTGCCGTCAAACTGCTCAACAAGTTTGGTCTGTTGGAGACCGCCATCGACTTTGCAGCAGACAACTG CGCCTTTGACTTTGCCTTTGAGCTGGCTCGTCTCTCCACCAAGAACAAGATCCCTGAGATCCACCTGAAAAATGCCATGATGCTGGAGGATGAg GGCAAGTTCGCCGAAGCCGAGTCGGAGTTCATCAAAGCGGGGAAGCCAAAAGAGGCAGTGCTGAT GTATGTCCATAACCAGGACTGGGTTGGAGCCCAGAGGGTGGCGGAGGCCAACGACCCTGACAGTGTATCAGATGTGCTGGTGGGCCAGGCCAAGTTCTGCTTCGAACAGAAGGACTTCCAGAAGGCTGAGGCCTTCCTCCTCAGGGCTCAGAGGCCAGAGCTGGCCATCAAGTATTACAAA GACGCGGAGATGTGGAGTGATGCCATGCGGATCTGTAAAGAGTACCTCCCCAACAAGCTGAGCGTCCTCCAAGAGGAGTACGAGAAGGAGGCTACCAAGAAGGGCTCCCG aggggTTGAAGGCATGGTGGAGCAGGCCAAGGAATGGGAGCTGTCTGGGGAGTACGCCCGGGCTGTGGAGTGTTACCTCAAGGTCAAGGACTCCACCAACGGGCCCCTTATGGAGAAGTGCTGGATGAAG GCTGCTGAGTTGGCCATCAAGTTCTTGACCCAGGAGAGGGCTGTGGATGTCATCCACTCTGTGGGCCCTCGCCTCACCCAGCTCAGGAAGTACAGCGCT GCGGCTGAGCTGTACCTCAACCTGGACCTCATTAAGGAAGCCATAGATGCATTCATTGAGGGAGAAGAATGGAACAAAGCCAAGAGAGTGGCCAAGGAGCTGGATCCAAG GTTTGAAGATTATGTGGACCAGCGATACAAAGAACACTTGAAGAACCAAGGCAAAGCAGATTCG CTGGTAGGAGTGGATGTCATGGCAGCTCTGGACATGTATGCTGAGAGAGGCCAATGGGAGAAGTGCATAGAGACTGCTTCCAAACAA AATTACAAGATCCTCCACAAGTATGTGGCCCTGTACGCCACCCACCTGATCAAAGAGGGCCATGCAGAAAAGGCCCTGAATCTGTACGCCCAGCACGGAGCCCCAGCCAACCCCCAGAATTTCAACATCTACAAGAGGATGTTCCTGGACCTGCTGAACCTGCTGGGTAGAGACAGCGCTGAGTCCTTTCGTATGTGGGCTGACCTGAGAGACGTCATGCTTCTGCTG TGTGAGAACCTGACCAAGTCTTCGGAGGCCAACTCTCCTGCCCACGAAGAGTTTGAGCAGATGCTGCTGATCTCTCACTACTACGCCACGCGATCCGCTGCCAACGGGGTTGACctg gtCAGCGTGGCTGCCAAGCTGTCCATTTCCCTGCTGCGCCACACGGAGCTCATCCCAGCTGACAAGGCATTCTACGAGGCAGGCATGGCTGCCAGG